The following nucleotide sequence is from Kiloniellales bacterium.
ATCGCCAACGCCCTGCGCTTGCGCCAAGTTAGACTGTGAAGGAGGCTGGACTATAAATATCGGCCAAGCCGCGAGCCAGTCGGGGGTTCCCGCTAAGACGATCCGTTACTATGAGTCGATCGGTCTGATCGGCCCGGCTCGGCGCACCGAGTCGGGATACAGGAGCTATGAACGTCGGGATATCGAAACGCTGCGCTTCATTCGCCGCGCCCGGCGGCTCGGCTTCGCGGTCAACGACGTCGCGCGGCTGCTGGCTCTGTGGCGCGACAAGAAGCGCTCCAGCGCGGAAGTCAAAGATCTGGCCAATCGCCATCTGATCGAGATCGATGCCAAGATCGCCGAGCTCACGGCCATGAAGGCCGCCCTGACCGACCTGGTCGACCGCTGCCAGGGCGACGAGCGTCCCGATTGTCCGATTCTTCGAGATCTGGCGGAGGTCAGGAACGAGGCAAGCGAGACGCCTAAAGAGAAATCCAACTATAAGGACACGTAAAAGGCACAAGACCGCAGAATTAATTAACCATAAGCTCGCTATACCGTCGATTCCCGTGGAAGAAAACTTGGGTGATCGCGAATCTACCGTATAGTTAACAGCGTCAGCCCCACCTAGCCGGTCTTCATGCC
It contains:
- the cueR gene encoding Cu(I)-responsive transcriptional regulator gives rise to the protein MNIGQAASQSGVPAKTIRYYESIGLIGPARRTESGYRSYERRDIETLRFIRRARRLGFAVNDVARLLALWRDKKRSSAEVKDLANRHLIEIDAKIAELTAMKAALTDLVDRCQGDERPDCPILRDLAEVRNEASETPKEKSNYKDT